In one Nicotiana sylvestris chromosome 8, ASM39365v2, whole genome shotgun sequence genomic region, the following are encoded:
- the LOC104233914 gene encoding uncharacterized protein yields MCSSKSNQQKGNVEISPQTLSHINGRPVFQPYSNRDPLLERHNSLKKSPSKTSPIATTHTSPSKIKISATTSPISPKIKRVSDSNILNISTEKIVTPKSNAKSTKYVKNSSFFSILEVPGSIAAARREQVAMMQVQRKMKTAHYGRTNSAKYENRVTPLDSSNSSSPKEGKRCSFITPNSDPVYIAYHDEEWGVPVHDDNLLFELLVLTVAQVGSDWTSVLKKRQDFRDAFSGFDPEIVAKYNEKKINSTSADYGIELSQVRGVVDNSKRILEIKKQFGSLDKYLWGFVSNKTIATQYKACNKIPVKTSKSETMSKDMVKRGFRYVGPSVMHSFMQAVGLTNDHLITCPRHLQCAVLAKTQLPIIQ; encoded by the exons ATGTGTTCTTCCAAGTCTAACCAACAAAAAGGGAATGTTGAAATTTCACCTCAAACACTTTCTCATATCAATGGACGCCCTGTTTTTCAACCATATAGCAATAGAGATCCTCTCTTAGAACGTCACAATTCCCTTAAAAAATCACCTTCCAAAACTTCTCCCATTGCAACAACTCATACTTCTccttcaaaaatcaaaatttcaGCAACAACTTCTCCTATTTCACCTAAAATCAAGAGAGTGAGTGATTCTAACATCTTGAATATAAGTACTGAGAAAATTGTGACACCAAAAAGCAATGCTAAATCCACTAAATATGTGAAGAATTCTTCTTTCTTTTCGATTCTTGAGGTTCCAGGAAGCATAGCAGCAGCAAGAAGAGAACAAGTAGCAATGATGCAAGtgcaaagaaaaatgaaaactgcACATTATGGTAGAACAAATTCTGCTAAATATGAAAATAGAGTCACCCCTCTTGACTCTTCCAATAGTTCAAGTCCTAAAGAGGGCAAAAGATGCAGTTTTATCACACCTAATTCTG ACCCTGTCTATATTGCATACCATGATGAGGAATGGGGAGTTCCTGTCCATGATGACAA TCTGCTATTCGAATTGTTGGTATTAACTGTTGCTCAAGTTGGATCAGACTGGACTTCGGTGCTAAAGAAAAGACAAGATTTCAG GGATGCCTTTTCAGGATTTGATCCAGAAATTGTTGCAAAATACAATGAAAAGAAGATAAATTCAACAAGTGCTGATTATGGCATTGAGCTAAGCCAAGTCCGAGGGGTCGTCGACAATTCTAAAAGAATTCTGGAG ATCAAGAAACAATTTGGGTCGCTCGACAAGTATCTGTGGGGATTCGTGAGCAACAAGACCATCGCAACACAATACAAGGCCTGTAACAAAATCCCAGTAAAGACCTCAAAATCAGAAACAATGAGCAAAGACATGGTGAAAAGAGGGTTCAGATATGTTGGCCCCTCTGTTATGCATTCCTTTATGCAGGCAGTTGGCCTTACTAACGACCACCTTATCACCTGCCCACGACATCTCCAATGTGCTGTCCTTGCAAAAACACAATTACCTATTATTCAATGA